The genomic region ATGTATGAAAAGAGGTGCATGGCGATGTCTAAAATGCATTTAAACAATGCGCTAGACACGTTAAAGGCTACTGGTGTAAGGATTACTCCACAACGTCATGCGATTTTAGAGTATTTAATTCAGTCAATGAATCACCCGACGGCAGATGATATATATAAAGCGCTTGAAGATAGGTTTCCCAATATGAGTGTCGCAACAGTTTATAATAATTTGCGCGTATTTCGAGAAGTAGGTCTTGTAAAGGAACTTACTTATGGAGATGCAGCAAGTCGATTTGATTTTGCAACAGGCGACCACTATCATATGATTTGTGAAACTTGTGGTAAAATTGTGGATTTCCATTACCCAGGCTTAAACGAAGTGGAGCATTTTGCTTCACATGTAACAGGTTTTACAGTGAATTCACATCGTTTGGAAGTGTACGGCACTTGCCCAAACTGTGTTCAAAGCCAAGGTCAAAAAGCATTATAAAGCAGAGCGCCCAGCAGAAGTGCTTGGGCGCTTTTACTATGCATAGAAAACATAGTTATTAGCAAGATTTTCAAAGGGCATATCTATACACCTAAAAAATTTAAAAGACAATATATTAGTTTTGATATTAGAATTCATAGATTATCTAGAG from Metasolibacillus fluoroglycofenilyticus harbors:
- the perR gene encoding peroxide-responsive transcriptional repressor PerR — translated: MSKMHLNNALDTLKATGVRITPQRHAILEYLIQSMNHPTADDIYKALEDRFPNMSVATVYNNLRVFREVGLVKELTYGDAASRFDFATGDHYHMICETCGKIVDFHYPGLNEVEHFASHVTGFTVNSHRLEVYGTCPNCVQSQGQKAL